The stretch of DNA GTCCTTGTTATTCACAGGCTTTTTCTCACCTCAGACGGCACTCCGGTCGCTTATACAAAACTTCAGGGCAGAAGTGATAGGTATAAGTTTCAGACAGAGTTCGAAAGAATAAGGTAGAAATAAAGGAGGATTTTATGGAAGGTGAAATGAAGGTTAGAGATTTTATGACCCCAATTGAGGAATATCCGCACATACCCCACAGCTCTACCATTGAGGAGGCGTTGGTTGAACTCAGAAGTGTCGCCGACAGGGGATACCGCCATATCCTCGTTTTTGATGAGAGATTCCACCTTGTGGCTTTTTTATCACTGCGGGATCTGCTCAAAAGTGTGGAGCCAGGATTTTTTAGAACAACCTGCCCCCAAAAATATGAAGGCTACTGTCCGCCCGATGATGCTTCACTGGCAATTCTGTGGCAGAATTCCTTTCTCAGGGACTGTAAAAAGAAGATGCAGAAACCCCTCAGTGAGATATTGGACCGCCCTGTTAAGATAATTACTGTAGAGGCCGATGACCCTGTCCTGAAGGCGATATTCTTGATGCTAAGAGAGGACATTAATGCTTTGCCGG from Nitrospirota bacterium encodes:
- a CDS encoding CBS domain-containing protein yields the protein MEGEMKVRDFMTPIEEYPHIPHSSTIEEALVELRSVADRGYRHILVFDERFHLVAFLSLRDLLKSVEPGFFRTTCPQKYEGYCPPDDASLAILWQNSFLRDCKKKMQKPLSEILDRPVKIITVEADDPVLKAIFLMLREDINALPVIERGVVVGVIRLVNILNTILKQCD